CTGGAGGGAAATCCCCGCATCCGGGCCGAGCTGGAGGCTCAGGGCTGCCGCGTCGTCGCCTACGAGGGCAAGCAGATCTCCCTTGCCGGGACGGGCGGTCCCACCTGCCTGACCCATCCCCTCTTGCGGATCTGAAAGGGGCCTTTCGGCCATGAATGAGAGAGAGTCCTTTTTCGACGCCATCGGCGGGGAAATCGAGGAGATTCTTCGAGCCTACGTGGCCGTCCCCAGCGTGACCGGCACCGACGGCGAGCGGGAGGCCACCCGATTCTTCCTGGACTTCTTTTCGACCGTCCCCTATTTCCGAGCCCACCGAGATCATTGCGGCGCCTACCCCCTTCCCGGCGATCCCCTGGCTCGGTCCGTGGGCTGGGCCCTCGCGAAAGGGCGGGGAAGGGAGACGGTCGTCCTCATTCATCACAGCGATGTCGTCGGCGTCGAAGATTTCCGCCGCTGCAGGGAAGAGGCCTTCTCTCCCGCCGACCTGGAGCGGGCGCTCCTTTTTCTGAGGGAGGACCTTCCGGATGAGGCGCGGCGCGACCTGGAGAGCGGCCGATTCCTCTTCGGGCGGGGGAGCTGCGACATGAAAGGAGGAGGAGCCATCCAGATGGCTCTCCTTCGCCGCTGGAGCCTCGCCGAAAGGGAGGGCAACCTTCTCCTTTTGGCCCTTCCCGACGAGGAAAACCTTTCGGCGGGGATGCGGGCGGCCCTCAGGCTCCTTCTCGATCTCCAGGAAAAATGGGGCCTGGACTACCGTCTCATGGTCGACTCCGAGCCCCACCAGAGGAAGGACCCCGAACGGGGGCTTCTCTCCGTCGGTTCCGTCGGCAAGCTCATGCCCTTCGTCTACGTCCGGGGTTCCCTCTCCCACGCCGGCAAGGTCTTCGAGGGTTTCAATCCCCTGAACCTCCTCTGCGCCGTCGTCAGAAAGACGGAGGGCTCTCCTTCCTTCATCGACTGCCGGGACGGAGAGGCCTCGCCCCCTCCGACCTGGCTCCACCTCAAAGACGGCAAGGAGCGCTACGACGTCTCCATGCCCCTTTCGGCCTACGGCTACTTCAGCGTTCTCACCCTCGGGAAGGGGCCCGCCGAGGTCCTCGAGCAGGTCCGTCAGGTCTGCCTGGAGGCCTTCGATGACGTCCTCTCCGATCTGCAGGGAAGCTGGGATCATTTCTGCCGGACGACGGGGCGTTCCCCGTCGTCTCTGCCCTGGAGACCCCGCGTGATGAGCTTCGGAGAGCTTCTCGACGAGGCGCGCCGCAGGGGAGGCGAATCCTTCGAAAGAAGCCGTGCGGCCCGGGAAGAGGACCTGAAGAGGGAGATGCTTTCGGGCCGTCTCTCCCTGGCCGAGGGCAACCGTGTCCTGATCGAAGGTCTTTCGGAGGCCGTCGACGACGGTCGGCCCCATGTCGTCTACGGCCTCCTTCCCCCCTACTATCCCCACCGGTCCAATGGCCTCCTTCCCCATCAGGAAGAGCCTCTTGCCGGGCTCGGCGAGAACCTGGCCCTCTTCGCGAGGGAGTCGTGGGACCAGCCCTACGACGTCGAGGCCTACTACACGGGCATCTCCGACATGAGCTACAGCGGCATCGCCGACGGAAAGGCCGTCGCCCAGGTCCTGTCGGCGACGATGCCCCTTTTCCCGTCGGTCTACGATCTTCCCCTGGAGGCGCTCTCTCGGCTCTCCATGGCCTGCATCAACATCGGTCCCTGGGGGAAGGATTTCCACAAGATGACGGAGCGGGTCTTCAGGGAGGACCTCGTCGATCGCACGCCGCGCCTCCTTCTTCGGGCGATCGAAACGGTCCTGGGCGGGGAGCGCTCTCCGGCTCCCGGGAGGGAAAGGAGGAGAGACGATGTCCTTTGAGGATCTGGTCTGCACCGTCGTCTGGGATTACATGTGGGGGATGCCCCTGGTGATCGTCATCTTGGGGACGGGCTTCTACCTGACCTGCCGCAGCGGTTTCTTCCAGTTCACCGGATTCGCCGTCGCCATGAGACATGCCTGGCGCAGCGTCATGGGGAAGGAGGAGCAGGGGAAGAGGGAGGGGATTCTCTCCCCCGTGGAGGCCATGAGCATGGCCCTGGGGACGACGATCGGCGTGGGCAACATCGGCGGAGTGGCCACGGCCATCGCCGTCGGCGGCCCCGGAGCGGTCTTCTGGATGTGGCTCGCCGCCCTGGTGGGAATGATCATCAAAATGGCCGAGGTGACCCTGGCCGTTCACTACCGTTCCCGCGACGAGAGGGGCGAGACCTACGGCGGCCCCAATTACTACATGAAGAAGGGCATCGGCATCGAGCGGAGGATGAAGGGACTCTTCAAGTTCCTCAGCGGTCTTTTCGCCTTCGGCTTCTGTACGGGCTATTTCATCAACATCCAGACCTACACCGTCTCCGAGGCCGTGGGGAACACCTTCGGCGTCGGGCTCCTGGCGGTGGGCGTCGTCTACACCCTCCTGCTCTACGTCATGATCAGCGGTGGCTTCCGTGGATTGGGGCGCATCGCCGCCAGGCTGGTTCCCCTCATGTGCCTTTTCTACCTTCTCGGAGGGCTTTTCATCATCGCCAAGCACACGGCGGCCCTTCCCGGCGCCTTCTCCCTCATCTTCGGGAGCGCCTTCACCGGAACGGCGGCTTTCGGCGGCTTCATGGGGGCTTCCGTGACGCAGGCCATCAAGATCGGCCTCTCCCGGTCCGTCTTCAGCAACGAGGCCGGATGGGGATCGGCCCCCATGATCCACGCCTCGGCCCGCGTCGATCACCCCGTCAAACAGGGACTCATGGGAATCTTCGAAGTCTTCATCGACACCTTCGTCATCTGTTCCATCACCTGTCTCGTCATCCTCGTCACCGGCCAGTGGTCCAGCGGCCTCGACGGGGCCACCCTGACTCTGGCGGCCTTCGAATACGGCATCGGTCGCTTCGGGCGGATCATCCTGGCCCTGGGGGTCTTCCTCTTCGGCCTGACGACGTCCAGCGGCGTCTATGCCCAGATCGAAGTCGTCGTCCGCTACCTCGTCGGCCAATCCCCCCTGAAGGAGCGGATCCTCTCGTTCTACAAATGGACCTACCCTCTTCCCAGCCTGGCCATGGTCTACGTGGCCGTTCGCTTCGGCCTTCCGGGAACGATGCTCTGGGTCTTCTCCGATGCTTCGACGGCTCTGCCCATCTTCGCCAACGTCGTCGCCCTTCTGGTCCTGACGCCCCGCTTCGTCGAGCTGCTCCGCGACTACCGGGCACGCTTCCTGGGGCAGGGCACCATCGACCCCGCCTTCCGCCCCTTCTACGAGAGCGAACCCGACGGGGCATCGTCCCCGGACGGGAGCCCGCGCTGAGAGGGTGCGGCGAAAAAACGTTTCCATTTCTATCGAGGAGGAAAGATCATGTTCGAAAACGTCATCGTCCGCAGGCCCGCCCGATCCATGGTGGAGGGCATCACCTCGGCTCCCGAACTGGGAAGGCCCGACTACACCCTGGCCCTGAAGCAGCACGAGGCCTATTGCGAGGCCCTTCGCCGGTGCGGCGTCGCCGTCACCGTCCTGGAGCCCCTCGAGGCCTATCCCGACTCCTGTTTCGTCGAGGACACGGCGGTCATCACCCGCAAGGGGGCCATCATCACCAACCCCGGAGCTCCCAGCCGCAGAGGCGAGGCCGCGGAGATGCTTCCCGTCATCAGAGGCTTCTTCCCCGAGGAGCGGATCTTTTCCATCGGTGCCCCGGGAACCCTCGAGGGCGGCGACGTCATGATGGTGGGCGATCACTTCTATGTGGGGCGTTCGGCCCGGACGAACCGGGAGGGCATCGCCCAGTTCCTCGCCATCCTGGAGGGGATGGGGCTCTCGGGATCGGAAGTGCCGCTGGAGCACGTCCTCCATCTCAAGACGGGAATCAACTACATCGAACGGGAGACGATGCTCGTCTCGGGCGAATTCGTCGACAGGGCCGATTTCGCCTCCTTCCGCAGGATCGTCGTTCCCGAAGAGGAGGCCTATGCCGCCAACTGCATCTGGGTCAACGACAGGGTCATCGTTCCCGAGGGCTACCCCCGCCTGGAGGCAAAGGTTCGTCAGGCCGGCTATTCCGTGCTCACCGTCGACACGTCGGAGTATCGCAAGCTGGACGGCGGTCTTTCCTGCCTCTCCCTGCGCTTCTGATTCCGCCGCGATCGAAGCGAGGGCCCTTCCGGCACTGCCGGAAGGGCCCTCGCTTCTGGCCGCTCTGATCCGTCAGGGATCCAGCCGATCTCTGGGACGGGCGATCGTCTCGCTTCCCGCCATGTGGGGCAGGACGATGGAGGTGACGATGCGGCCATGGGCCGAGAGGTGGACCAGCAGATCTTCGAGGAACTCCATGGAGGGGATGAGGACCTCCATGTAGTAGTCGTTGCTTCCCGTCACGCTCCAGCTCCGGATCACCTCGGGGATGTCCTCCAGGGTCCTGGCGATGACGCCGTCCGGGTTGTTGTAGGTCGTGGCGAAGGCCAGGATGACCCGGAAGGCGTAGCCCACCTTCCGGGGATTGACGGTCGCCCGGTACCCTTCGATGATGCCTGCCTCCTCCATCCGCCGGACCCGCTCGATGACGGCCGGAGTGGACAGACCCACCCGACGGCCCAGCTCCTTGTAGGAGAGCCTGGCGTCCTTTTGCAGCTCTTCCAGGATGTGCCAGCCCGTTTCGTCCAGAAGTTTGTCTCTCATTGTCGTCCTCGCCGGATTTCGTCAAAGAGGGGGTCCGCTCCGTCGTCCCTTCCCGATTCCCCCGGCTGATCCGACGGGGAGCCTCGTGGGAAAGAGAGGGGACCGGTGCGGAGGAAAGCCTTTCCCGTCTCGGGGATCGCGCCGCTTCCGGTCCGGCCCTTCCCCTCAGACGCTTATGCGTTTCCCGATATAGGCGCCACCGCGCACGTCCGCTCCTCTGTACTCTTCGACGACGTCCAATCCCGCATCGATCATGGACGATCGGTACTCTTCCCTCGAAAAAAGGCCGATTTCCATGGCCTGTTTGTGATAGGTCACGTCGTTGTCCTTCCCGATCAGGTGGTGGAAGATCACCTCGATCACCTTCGGCTCCTTGAGCCGCACCTGTTCCATGCGGGCGATCTTGAGCTCCGGCTTGTCGGCGGCGTCGACGACGATCATTTCGGAAAAGTCCTCCTCCGTGCTCCAGGGGGTGATCAAGGTCAGCCCGCCGGGCCGCAGGTGGGCGGCGATGCGTCTCATCGAGGCGCGCAGATTCTCCACGGTCCTGACGAAACCGATCGATCCGTAGAGGCAGATGACGGCGTCGAAATCCCTCTCCAGCTCGAAGTCGATCAGGTTGCCCCCGTAGAAGGCGAGGCCGGGGAACTTCGCCCTGGCCCGTGCGAGCATGTCCTCGCTGAGATCCAGCCCAAAAACGCGGTACTCGTCCCTGAAATAGGGAACATGTCCCCCCGTTCCGCAGGCCAGGAGAAGGAGATCGCCCCGCGGGGGAAGGCCATGGCGGGTCAGCAGCTCCTTCACCTTGGCCGCCTCCGGCGCATATTCCTCGTCGTTGACGTAGAGATCATCGTAATAGGTGGAAATCGTTTCAAAATCCGAATACATGGCATTCCCTCCGCTCTGTTTGAATGAATTATTCCCGACAAATCGAGAAAAGACACACAACGATACAGCCTGGTCGGAGGGAAGGTCAAATGATTTTTCAGGGACGTCTAATTTTTCTTGGCACCTCTTGACGGTCCCATGCCGTCCCCGCGCCGTCAAGGACGGTTCCGTTCGAGGGGGTGAGGCAGAGGGGAGGTCCTTCCGGGGGGGCGATTCTCGCGTCCCCCCGGAAGGGGCCCTCTTCCCATCTCGGAGGCGAGGCCCGTGTCTCTCTTCCGGGTGCGCGTTCCTCCCATGCCGAAAGGAGGCAACGGGTCGCAAAAAGTTGACGTGACAACTATTGAGGGCTAGAATGGTTGTCACGTCAACGATTTGCGGGAGGGAACGGTATGAACGGAAGCGTCGGTCGTCTGGTTTCGATCCTGTACCGGAAGCAGCAGGTCTATTTGAACGGGGCCCTCAAACCCTTCGGGCTCACCGCTTCGGAGCTGCCCGTCCTGTCCTGTCTCTTCGGGAATGACGGCGTCTCTCAGGAAGATCTCTCCTGTTTCCTGTCCATCGACAAGGCTTCCACGGCCAGAACCGTTCAATCGCTGGTCGACAAGGGATTTCTCACGAAGGAGAAGGATCCGTCGGACCGACGGGCAAACCGGATCCTTCTGACGGCCCGGGCCCTGCGCCAGAAAGAGGAAATCGGAGAAGTGCTGCAACGGTGGACCCGTTTCCTGACCGAGGACTTCGGTGAGGAGTCCCTGACGGTCCTGTTCCGCCTCCTCGAAGAGATGGCCCGCAAGGCGTCGACCGCCGATCTGCGGGAATTGGACAAGGTGGATGATGAGAAAAACGGATAGCCTGGGAACGGACAGGGTGTCGGCTCTGCTGGTGAGGTTTTCGTTCCCCGCCATCGTGGGAATGGTCGTCAACGCCTTATACAACGTGGTGGACCGGGTCTTCATCGGCAACGCGCCCGGCCTCGGAGCTCACGGGTTGGCCGGTATCACCATCGGCTTTCCGATCATGATCGCCCTTCAGTCCATCGCCCTGATGATCGGCGTCGGGGGGGCGACGCTCTTTTCCATCAAGTTGGGGGAGGGGAAAAACGAGCAGGCCCTCGAGGTTCTGGGAAATGGTTTTTCGCTCCTTCTGGTGGGCGGCACGATCTTCCTGCTTCTTGGACAGGTCTTTCTCTCTCCCCTCCTGCAGCTCTTCGGCGCCAGCGACGTCATCCTCCCCTATTCGGCCGCCTACATGAGGGTCATCTTCTTCGGGGCCATCTTCCAGGTGACCAGCATGGGGCTGAACAACTTCCTGCGCGCCGACGGGCAGCCCAAACTCGCCATGATCACCATGTTCATGGGAGCAGGGACCAACATCGTGCTGGACGCGCTCTTCATCTACGGACTGAAAATGGGCATAACCGGAGCGGCCCTTGCCACCATCCTGGCTCAAGGCGCCTCCATGACCTGGATCCTCTTCTATTTTCTGAATCGGCGCAGCCAGAGCCGAATCCGATGGAAATACATGAGGCTCCGTCCCGCCATGGTTCAGAACATCCTGCTCCTCGGCCTTCCCTCGTTCGCCCTGCAGATCAGCAACAGCATCCTCGGCGTCGTCGTGAACAGGAGCCTGCTTCTCCATGGCGGCGACATCGCCGTCTCCGTCATGGGCGTCATCAACAGCGTCCAGACCCTCATTCTCATGCCGATCATCGGGCTCGATCAGGGCGTACGGACCATCGTCAGCTTCAATTTCGGGGCGAGGCGGCATGACCGGATCAGGGAGACGGAAAGGTTGGCCATTACGGCAGCGACCCTCTACGCCCTGATCGGATGGGTCTTGACGCGACTGTTTCCCGTCCAGATCATCTCCATCTTCAATCGGGAGCCCGATCTCGTGCGTTTCGGAGTCACGGCGATCAGGGTGTGGTTCTGGTGTCTGCCCGTCGTCGGGTTTCAGGTCCTGGGGGCGAACTTCTTCCAGGCCATAGGCCGACCCGGATCGGCCATCGTGCTGACTCTCGCGAGGCAGGGCTTTCTTCTCGTTCCGGCGATCCTTCTTTTCTCACGGCAATGGGGCATCGACGGCATCCTCTACGCCGCCCCCTTCGCCGACGGCCTTTCGGCCCTCATCACGGCCATCTCGTTTTACTTCGGGATCCGTTCCCTGGCGGGTTAACCTCTGATGCCCTTGCGCCGCCCTTGGGGAATTCCCCCTGCCTATCCGACTGACAGTTCGAAGGGAACTCAAGCTCCGTGGTTCAGCTCCCCCTCGGTGCGGGCCACGACGGTGGCCACGCAGGCGTCGCCGGTGATGTTCAGGGCCGTCCGGGCCATGTCGAGGACGGCGTCGATGCCTGCTAGAAGGGCCACGCCCTCCATGGGCAGGCCCGCCTGGGTGACGACGAGAGTGAGCATGATCAGGCCCGCTCCGGGGACTCCGGCCGTGCCCACCGAGGCCAGGGTGGCGGTGACGATGATGCCCGCCTGGGCTCCCAGAGAGAGGTCGATGCCGAAGGCCTGGGCGATGAAGAGGGCGCAGACGCCCTGGTAGAGGGCCGTGCCGTCCATGTTGATCGTCGCGCCCAGGGGCAGGACGAAGGAGGTGATCTTCTCCGAGACGCCCAGGTTGTCCTGGCTGCAGCGCATCGTCACGGGCAGGGTGGCCGAGCTGGAACGGGTGACGAAGGCCGTCAGGCTCGCCTCCTGGATGCCCCGGAAGAACCAGACGGGCGTTTTGCGCGTCATCAGGGAGACGAGGCCCGAATAGACGACCACGGCGTGGAGGAGGCAGCCGAGGTAGACGGCGCCGATGACCTTGGCGAAGGGGGCCATGACGGAAAGACCGTAGCGCGAGACGGTGACGGCGATGAGGGCGAAGACGCCGTAGGGGGCGAAGGCCATGACGAGGGCCGTGACCTTGTACATCGTCTCGGCGATGGCGTCCATCACGGCCAGGACGGGCTTGCCCTTCTCTCCGGCCAGGACGGCGGCGATGCCGAAGAAGAGGGCGAAGACGATGATCTGCAGCATGTGTCCCTGGGCCAGGGATTGGATGGGATTGGAGGGAAACATGCCGATGACGACGTCTTTCAGCGCCGGGGCGGACTTCCCCTCGGCGGCTATGGCGCCCTCAATGGCCATGCCCGCGCCGGGCTGGATGAGGTGGCCCATGGCAAGGCCGATGACGATGGCCAGGGCCGTCGTCACCATGTAAAGCAGCACCGTCTTCACGCCGATCCGCCCCAGGGCCTTGGGGTCTCCCAGGGAGGCGACGCCGACGACGAGGCTGGAAAAGACGAGAGGCACGATGAGCATCTGCAGAAGGGTGATGAAGATTTTCCCAATCGGTTCCACGACGGCGACTTTGGGGCCCAAAAGGGCTCCGGCCAGGACGCCCAGGATAAAGCCGACAGTGATTTTCCAGATCAGGGGTACCTTTTTCCTCGTTTCTGTCATGGTGATCTTCCTCCTTTTCTTCAATCCGACATATGATTAAAAAATAGGACACGATGAACTTTCAAGTTAATTATAACCTAAATTTGCCCTCTATGTCCAGCGCTCGAGACGGCCTGAAGAGAAGAACGTGGCCGATGTTATAATGGACCCGTTTCAAAAACCGCAAAGGCTGCTCCGTGCTTTTCCGGCATGGGAGGGCCGACTTTTTTGTCGCAAGGAGCCGACGATGAAAAGCAATCTCCGCCTCATGGGCCCTGTCGTGATCGCCGTCAACTGTGGCCTTCTGGTCCTTTTCTTCCTCAGTTTCAACGCCAGAGTCGGTGCGGTCCACGGTCGCAACGCCCGCGAGGCCGTTGTGCATCTGCAGAACCGATTTCTTAAGGCCACCGTGGAAAACCAGATCGACCGGATCGAGACCTGCCGGATGGAGGAGCGCGCCCGCTGGAACCGCAGGGCCGACCAGGCTGCTGCGGCGCTCTCGGCCTGGTCCGACCTGGACGAGGAACGGGCTCTCGCCATCTTCAAAGGCCTCTTTCACGGCGATCTCTGGACGGCGGTTCTCCGCGAGGTCGAGACGGGGAGGGTCCTCTTCCGGGCCGGCGTCTTTTCCGACGAGCCTTTCGGGGAGGGCGATGAGGGCGCCTTCGCCGTCGGGCGAAGGCAACGTTTCGGCCCTTACGAGGCCTTCTTCGGCGTCACCGCTGAGGCCCTCGACGGGAGGGTGCAGGCCTTCATCGCCGACGAGATCCATCGGTCGACGTTTCCCTTCGACTCCTATCTCTGGGTGAACGAGGTGCTCGACTACGGGGGCGGCGACGGCTACGCCGTCAGGAGAATCCATCCCAACCTGCCCGAGACGGAGGGAATGCTCCTCTCGACGTCCATGGAGGACGTCCGGGGCAATCTTCCCTATCTGGCCGAGCTCGAAGGGGTGCGGGAGAAGGGCGAGCTTTTCTTCTCCTATTTCTTCAAAAAGAAAAACAGCGATACAATCTCGGAGAAGCTCGCCTACGCCAAGCTCTATCGCCCCTACAACTGGATCGTCGCCTTCGGCATCCACCTCGACGACATGGAGGCTTTCACCAAACAGACGACGGAGGAGAGCCGTCACGTCGCCGCCCGTCTCGGCCTGCTTTTTCTCTCCCTCCTCGTGGGCCTTCTTGTCTCGAGTCAGGCCCTGCTCCTCCTCGGGGAACGGCGGTTCCACCGGAAGGACCGTCGGCTCCTGGAA
The DNA window shown above is from Aminithiophilus ramosus and carries:
- a CDS encoding M20/M25/M40 family metallo-hydrolase, which gives rise to MNERESFFDAIGGEIEEILRAYVAVPSVTGTDGEREATRFFLDFFSTVPYFRAHRDHCGAYPLPGDPLARSVGWALAKGRGRETVVLIHHSDVVGVEDFRRCREEAFSPADLERALLFLREDLPDEARRDLESGRFLFGRGSCDMKGGGAIQMALLRRWSLAEREGNLLLLALPDEENLSAGMRAALRLLLDLQEKWGLDYRLMVDSEPHQRKDPERGLLSVGSVGKLMPFVYVRGSLSHAGKVFEGFNPLNLLCAVVRKTEGSPSFIDCRDGEASPPPTWLHLKDGKERYDVSMPLSAYGYFSVLTLGKGPAEVLEQVRQVCLEAFDDVLSDLQGSWDHFCRTTGRSPSSLPWRPRVMSFGELLDEARRRGGESFERSRAAREEDLKREMLSGRLSLAEGNRVLIEGLSEAVDDGRPHVVYGLLPPYYPHRSNGLLPHQEEPLAGLGENLALFARESWDQPYDVEAYYTGISDMSYSGIADGKAVAQVLSATMPLFPSVYDLPLEALSRLSMACINIGPWGKDFHKMTERVFREDLVDRTPRLLLRAIETVLGGERSPAPGRERRRDDVL
- a CDS encoding alanine/glycine:cation symporter family protein; its protein translation is MSFEDLVCTVVWDYMWGMPLVIVILGTGFYLTCRSGFFQFTGFAVAMRHAWRSVMGKEEQGKREGILSPVEAMSMALGTTIGVGNIGGVATAIAVGGPGAVFWMWLAALVGMIIKMAEVTLAVHYRSRDERGETYGGPNYYMKKGIGIERRMKGLFKFLSGLFAFGFCTGYFINIQTYTVSEAVGNTFGVGLLAVGVVYTLLLYVMISGGFRGLGRIAARLVPLMCLFYLLGGLFIIAKHTAALPGAFSLIFGSAFTGTAAFGGFMGASVTQAIKIGLSRSVFSNEAGWGSAPMIHASARVDHPVKQGLMGIFEVFIDTFVICSITCLVILVTGQWSSGLDGATLTLAAFEYGIGRFGRIILALGVFLFGLTTSSGVYAQIEVVVRYLVGQSPLKERILSFYKWTYPLPSLAMVYVAVRFGLPGTMLWVFSDASTALPIFANVVALLVLTPRFVELLRDYRARFLGQGTIDPAFRPFYESEPDGASSPDGSPR
- a CDS encoding dimethylarginine dimethylaminohydrolase family protein, with product MFENVIVRRPARSMVEGITSAPELGRPDYTLALKQHEAYCEALRRCGVAVTVLEPLEAYPDSCFVEDTAVITRKGAIITNPGAPSRRGEAAEMLPVIRGFFPEERIFSIGAPGTLEGGDVMMVGDHFYVGRSARTNREGIAQFLAILEGMGLSGSEVPLEHVLHLKTGINYIERETMLVSGEFVDRADFASFRRIVVPEEEAYAANCIWVNDRVIVPEGYPRLEAKVRQAGYSVLTVDTSEYRKLDGGLSCLSLRF
- a CDS encoding Lrp/AsnC family transcriptional regulator, yielding MRDKLLDETGWHILEELQKDARLSYKELGRRVGLSTPAVIERVRRMEEAGIIEGYRATVNPRKVGYAFRVILAFATTYNNPDGVIARTLEDIPEVIRSWSVTGSNDYYMEVLIPSMEFLEDLLVHLSAHGRIVTSIVLPHMAGSETIARPRDRLDP
- a CDS encoding class I SAM-dependent DNA methyltransferase is translated as MYSDFETISTYYDDLYVNDEEYAPEAAKVKELLTRHGLPPRGDLLLLACGTGGHVPYFRDEYRVFGLDLSEDMLARARAKFPGLAFYGGNLIDFELERDFDAVICLYGSIGFVRTVENLRASMRRIAAHLRPGGLTLITPWSTEEDFSEMIVVDAADKPELKIARMEQVRLKEPKVIEVIFHHLIGKDNDVTYHKQAMEIGLFSREEYRSSMIDAGLDVVEEYRGADVRGGAYIGKRISV
- a CDS encoding MarR family winged helix-turn-helix transcriptional regulator is translated as MNGSVGRLVSILYRKQQVYLNGALKPFGLTASELPVLSCLFGNDGVSQEDLSCFLSIDKASTARTVQSLVDKGFLTKEKDPSDRRANRILLTARALRQKEEIGEVLQRWTRFLTEDFGEESLTVLFRLLEEMARKASTADLRELDKVDDEKNG
- a CDS encoding MATE family efflux transporter, producing the protein MRFSFPAIVGMVVNALYNVVDRVFIGNAPGLGAHGLAGITIGFPIMIALQSIALMIGVGGATLFSIKLGEGKNEQALEVLGNGFSLLLVGGTIFLLLGQVFLSPLLQLFGASDVILPYSAAYMRVIFFGAIFQVTSMGLNNFLRADGQPKLAMITMFMGAGTNIVLDALFIYGLKMGITGAALATILAQGASMTWILFYFLNRRSQSRIRWKYMRLRPAMVQNILLLGLPSFALQISNSILGVVVNRSLLLHGGDIAVSVMGVINSVQTLILMPIIGLDQGVRTIVSFNFGARRHDRIRETERLAITAATLYALIGWVLTRLFPVQIISIFNREPDLVRFGVTAIRVWFWCLPVVGFQVLGANFFQAIGRPGSAIVLTLARQGFLLVPAILLFSRQWGIDGILYAAPFADGLSALITAISFYFGIRSLAG
- a CDS encoding dicarboxylate/amino acid:cation symporter, which gives rise to MTETRKKVPLIWKITVGFILGVLAGALLGPKVAVVEPIGKIFITLLQMLIVPLVFSSLVVGVASLGDPKALGRIGVKTVLLYMVTTALAIVIGLAMGHLIQPGAGMAIEGAIAAEGKSAPALKDVVIGMFPSNPIQSLAQGHMLQIIVFALFFGIAAVLAGEKGKPVLAVMDAIAETMYKVTALVMAFAPYGVFALIAVTVSRYGLSVMAPFAKVIGAVYLGCLLHAVVVYSGLVSLMTRKTPVWFFRGIQEASLTAFVTRSSSATLPVTMRCSQDNLGVSEKITSFVLPLGATINMDGTALYQGVCALFIAQAFGIDLSLGAQAGIIVTATLASVGTAGVPGAGLIMLTLVVTQAGLPMEGVALLAGIDAVLDMARTALNITGDACVATVVARTEGELNHGA
- a CDS encoding sensor domain-containing diguanylate cyclase, whose product is MKSNLRLMGPVVIAVNCGLLVLFFLSFNARVGAVHGRNAREAVVHLQNRFLKATVENQIDRIETCRMEERARWNRRADQAAAALSAWSDLDEERALAIFKGLFHGDLWTAVLREVETGRVLFRAGVFSDEPFGEGDEGAFAVGRRQRFGPYEAFFGVTAEALDGRVQAFIADEIHRSTFPFDSYLWVNEVLDYGGGDGYAVRRIHPNLPETEGMLLSTSMEDVRGNLPYLAELEGVREKGELFFSYFFKKKNSDTISEKLAYAKLYRPYNWIVAFGIHLDDMEAFTKQTTEESRHVAARLGLLFLSLLVGLLVSSQALLLLGERRFHRKDRRLLEAEVNEDALTGACSRRAAERDLAGEFEAFRRGAGAPAVMLFDVDRFKAVNDGYGHDGGDIVLRGIVETLRGTLRQTDSVYRWGGDEFLLLCRGLRPENVPSLARELLRSLAAVRRPVGGASLSVTVSMGIACFRADDDSFADAVRRADEGLYRAKKEGGNRAVVNDDDPAESS